In the genome of Triticum urartu cultivar G1812 chromosome 5, Tu2.1, whole genome shotgun sequence, one region contains:
- the LOC125506494 gene encoding germin-like protein 8-5, whose protein sequence is MATSSSILLLAALLALVSWQAIASDPGPLQDFCVADMHSPVRVNGFVCKNPMEVNADDFFKAANLDKPRVTNKVGSNVTLINVMQIAGLNTLGISIARIDYAPLGQNPPHTHPRATEILTVLEGTLYVGFVTSNQPAPNRNKFFSKVLNKGDVFVFPVGLIHFQFNPNPHQPAVAIAALSSQNPGAITIANAVFGSDPPISDDVLAKAFQVEKNTIDYLQAQFWENNHN, encoded by the exons ATGGCAACCTCCTCTTCCATCCTTCTCCTTGCTGCTCTTCTTGCCTTGGTCTCATGGCAGGCCATTGCCTCCGATCCTGGCCCACTCCAGGACTTTTGTGTCGCCGACATGCATTCGCCAG TGCGTGTCAATGGATTTGTTTGCAAGAACCCGATGGAAGTTAACGCAGACGACTTCTTCAAGGCAGCCAACCTCGACAAGCCTAGGGTGACCAACAAGGTTGGATCCAACGTCACTTTGATCAACGTCATGCAGATTGCTGGACTCAACACCCTCGGCATCTCAATTGCACGCATCGACTATGCTCCCTTGGGTCAGAACCCACCACATACGCACCCTCGCGCCACCGAGATCCTCACGGTGCTCGAGGGGACATTGTATGTTGGCTTTGTCACATCCAACCAGCCCGCCCCCAACAGAAACAAGTTCTTCTCCAAGGTGCTCAACAAAGGTGATGTGTTTGTCTTCCCCGTGGGGCTCATCCACTTCCAATTCAACCCCAACCCCCACCAGCCCGCTGTTGCAATTGCCGCGCTTAGCAGCCAGAACCCAGGGGCTATCACAATTGCCAATGCAGTGTTTGGGTCAGACCCACCAATTTCAGATGATGTTCTTGCCAAGGCATTTCAGGTGGAAAAGAATACAATAGACTATCTCCAGGCTCAATTTTGGGAGAACAACCACAACTAA
- the LOC125507632 gene encoding zinc finger MYM-type protein 1-like, which produces MDRQSTSSPVYNHDDEFDAMKNFIDAKMDKQMEVLKALIKNRKRSSSSSRRRSSAKTPELPSSANLKSIFAKASGTSTSSPAPTLEVVVERREERAHQENVRIEVSASVQEEENEGENYIENEPIARDGGEGKFIEELHPDHIQPDPGLRIPINNFHPNIRDEVRLAYVAKGPTRPVGHTYERDHFDRAFCEAWYEKNPWLEYSVEKNAVYCFYCFLFRQDPVDEKFGHTTFTKDGHSTWKNAYKAFPLHVGGPRSIHNQSRTAHEDFKNQSSSLKRKVTLYNKESLIKYETHLETSLGIVSFLALQGEPFRGHNESALSLNKGNFLEMLDWYKARKEEVRIAFDELCPGNAQMISSTIQKALAKSCADGVRRAIKQEMGDNLFSVLIDESRDTSVKEQMALVVRYMSKGEVIERFLGIKHVKETTA; this is translated from the exons atggataggcaaagcACATCATCTCCGGTCTACAACCACGACGACGAGTTTGATGCTATGAAGAACTTCATCGACGCCAAGATGGACAAACAAATGGAGGTGCTCAAGGCCCTCATCAAGAACCGCaagcgatcttcctcatcttcaaGAAGACGCTCAAGTGCAAAGACTCCCGAGCTACCATCTTCAGCAA ATTTAAAGAGTATTTTTGCCAAAGCCAGTGGCACTAGCACCTCAAGCCCAGCTCCAACTTTGGAAGTAGTCGTTGAACGACGAGAAGAGCGTGCGCATCAAGAGAATGTGCGGATTGAAGTTTCAGCATCTGTTCAAGAGGAAGAGAATGAAGGCGAAAATTATATTGAGAATGAACCAATAGCTAGAGACGGGGGAGAAGGCAAGTTCATTGAGGAGTTACATCCTGACCACATCCAGCCTGATCCCGGGCTTCGTATTCCAATTAATAATTTTCATCCCAACATTAGAGATGAAGTTAGATTGGCTTATGTGGCAAAGGGTCCAACTCGACCGGTCGGTCATACGTACGAACGTGATCATTTTGACAGGGCCTTTTGTGAAGCATGGTATGAAAAAAATCCTTGGTTGGAATATAGCGTGGAAAAGAATGCAGTCTATTGCTTTTATTGTTTTCTTTTTAGACAAGATCCGGTGGATGAAAAATTTGGTCATACTACCTTCACCAAAGATGGCCACAGTACTTGGAAGAATGCATACAAGGCATTTCCTCTTCATGTTGGTGGCCCCAGGAGTATCCACAATCAATCAAGGACAGCACATGAAGATTTTAAAAATCAAAGCTCAAGTCTGAAGCGTAAGGTTACACTCTATAACAAAGAATCATTAATCAAGTACGAGACCCATTTGGAAACATCTTTGGGGATTGTAAGTTTTCTTGCATTGCAAGGTGAACCATTTCGTGGACACAATGAATCTGCCCTTTCCTTAAATAAAGGTAATTTTCTAGAGATGCTTGATTGGTACAAAGCAAGAAAGGAGGAAGTGAGAATTGCGTTTGATGAGCTATGCCCAGGAAATGCACAAATGATTTCTTCAACAATTCAAAAAGCACTTGCCAAAAGTTGTGCAGATGGGGTCCGAAGAGCAATAAAACAAGAGATGGGGGATAATCTTTTTTCGGTTCTTATTGATGAATCTCGTGATACATCAGTAAAAGAACAAATGGCCTTGGTTGTGAG GTATATGAGCAAGGGAGAAGTTATTGAAAGATTTTTGGGTATCAAGCATGTCAAGGAGACAACAGCATAA